The proteins below come from a single Danio aesculapii chromosome 23, fDanAes4.1, whole genome shotgun sequence genomic window:
- the phlda3 gene encoding pleckstrin homology-like domain family A member 3: MNQCKVMKDGYLEKRSNGLLQLWKKKRCVLSEDGLRLYGCKGDSGKEMRFEQMTTLDCVEYKRGLVYFTIVMNGGKEVDFRCQQEGTAWNAEIALALVRFKNRVAVQTGRNRHLSHLGSCGEGDVEL, translated from the coding sequence ATGAACCAATGTAAAGTGATGAAGGACGGATATCTGGAGAAGAGGAGTAATGGACTTCTCCAGCTGTGGAAGAAGAAGCGCTGCGTTCTGTCAGAGGACGGACTTCGACTGTATGGCTGTAAAGGCGACAGCGGTAAAGAGATGCGCTTCGAACAGATGACCACGCTGGACTGTGTGGAGTATAAACGGGGTCTGGTGTACTTCACCATCGTGATGAACGGTGGTAAAGAGGTCGACTTCAGGTGCCAGCAGGAGGGAACGGCGTGGAACGCGGAGATCGCGCTTGCGCTCGTGCGCTTCAAGAACCGCGTCGCCGTTCAAACCGGCAGGAACAGGCATTTGTCACATCTGGGCAGCTGCGGGGAAGGAGACGTCGAGCTTTGA